The following proteins are co-located in the Ascidiaceihabitans donghaensis genome:
- a CDS encoding LysR family transcriptional regulator codes for MRFTYRQLEYLVAVGDAGTIAQAAGQLNVSSPSISTAINQLEAHFGVQLFVRHHAQGLTLTPGGRRLFSEAKRMLADAAALNDIAEDVAKRPGGPLAVGALSTLAPLLSAKFRKSFEQSFPESRVSLFTGDQTTLFQQLARAEIDVAITYDMEIPQDIHFEGLAALRPCVMLHPDHPLAQGDCVSLHEIATDPLILLDLPLSRDYFLSTFRGLGITPNIADRTNDLSVARSLVANGYGYSLLSIGTEIAYAPDGQPLAILPICEDVGHITLGLATKQITSRSAIVQAFYDHVRTQIDAHGLPATRMFC; via the coding sequence GTGCGGTTTACATATCGGCAACTGGAATATCTTGTTGCGGTTGGGGATGCGGGAACCATCGCGCAAGCGGCGGGGCAATTGAATGTGTCCTCGCCGTCCATTTCGACAGCCATCAACCAATTGGAAGCGCATTTTGGGGTACAGCTTTTTGTACGTCACCACGCGCAAGGGCTGACGCTGACGCCGGGTGGACGGCGGTTGTTCTCGGAAGCAAAACGCATGCTTGCAGACGCAGCGGCGCTGAATGACATTGCGGAAGATGTTGCCAAAAGGCCGGGCGGGCCGCTGGCTGTTGGCGCATTGTCCACGCTTGCCCCGTTGCTGAGTGCGAAGTTTCGCAAGTCGTTCGAACAAAGTTTCCCCGAATCGCGTGTTTCCTTGTTCACGGGCGATCAGACGACACTGTTCCAGCAATTGGCGCGGGCGGAAATCGACGTGGCGATCACCTATGATATGGAAATCCCGCAAGACATCCATTTCGAAGGGCTTGCGGCCCTGCGGCCCTGTGTCATGCTGCATCCCGATCATCCACTGGCGCAAGGCGATTGCGTGTCTTTGCACGAGATTGCCACAGACCCTTTGATTTTGCTCGATCTGCCTCTTAGCCGAGACTATTTCCTATCCACATTTCGCGGTCTCGGGATCACCCCCAATATCGCGGATCGCACCAACGATCTGTCGGTTGCGCGCAGTCTGGTGGCGAATGGCTACGGGTATAGCTTGCTTAGCATCGGCACAGAGATTGCCTATGCCCCGGACGGGCAGCCCTTGGCCATTCTTCCCATTTGTGAAGACGTCGGCCACATCACTTTGGGGTTGGCGACCAAACAGATCACATCAAGATCTGCGATTGTTCAGGCGTTCTACGACCATGTGCGCACCCAAATCGATGCACACGGATTGCCAGCAACGCGCATGTTTTGCTAG
- a CDS encoding aromatic ring-hydroxylating oxygenase subunit alpha produces MNEQVAISAFETARVSEMRQTLADCAASPDGAPQGLPGYFYNDPAFFDHECRTFLRDGWHCVGRADEYVEQGDYLALELLGEPLIIVRDKDEIKALSNVCRHRGMPLAEGQGNANRFVCRYHAWAYGTDGTLLRAPRMKNAGFDAKTCKLGTFPCVQRFGFVYVSLSQNPADIDVELAGLGELIGRYEPEKYVTVHSDSEVWNCNWKCLVENFMEGYHLSVVHPQTLHGYTPTGLSKKGPNGVGFTSYFANYPDNIPPRGEGAPGLSEKERHRSTLFAAFPCQVVSVAASLLVSLNIRPLSPTSIRVRWSMSVYGDSLDGDTIDQRIALWEDVNREDREKLEAMQAALGSVFATGGPLAEDDYEGTVRDFLLWIARQDAA; encoded by the coding sequence ATGAATGAACAGGTTGCCATCAGCGCGTTTGAAACAGCCCGTGTTTCTGAAATGCGCCAGACTTTGGCCGATTGCGCAGCATCCCCCGATGGGGCGCCGCAAGGGTTGCCGGGCTACTTTTACAACGACCCTGCGTTCTTCGACCACGAATGTAGGACTTTTTTGCGTGATGGTTGGCATTGCGTGGGGCGGGCCGATGAATATGTAGAACAAGGCGATTATCTGGCGCTTGAGTTGTTGGGCGAACCGCTGATTATCGTGCGCGACAAAGATGAAATCAAAGCGCTGTCAAACGTCTGCCGTCACCGCGGCATGCCGCTTGCCGAAGGACAAGGCAATGCGAACCGTTTTGTGTGTCGCTACCATGCATGGGCCTACGGCACCGATGGCACATTGCTGCGGGCACCGCGCATGAAGAATGCAGGCTTTGACGCCAAGACATGCAAGCTGGGCACGTTTCCTTGTGTGCAGCGGTTTGGGTTTGTCTACGTTAGCCTGTCGCAGAACCCTGCGGATATTGATGTGGAACTGGCGGGGCTTGGGGAATTGATCGGGCGGTATGAGCCAGAGAAATATGTGACCGTACACAGCGACAGCGAGGTCTGGAACTGCAACTGGAAATGTCTGGTCGAGAACTTTATGGAAGGCTACCACCTGTCCGTTGTGCACCCGCAGACGTTGCACGGGTACACGCCAACAGGCCTCAGTAAAAAGGGACCAAATGGCGTGGGTTTCACCAGCTATTTTGCCAACTATCCCGACAACATTCCGCCCCGCGGCGAAGGGGCGCCGGGTCTCAGCGAAAAAGAACGCCACCGCTCAACACTGTTTGCGGCTTTTCCTTGTCAGGTGGTCAGCGTGGCCGCATCCCTGCTGGTGTCTCTCAACATCCGCCCCCTTAGCCCCACGTCTATCAGGGTACGTTGGTCCATGTCTGTCTACGGCGACAGCCTTGATGGTGATACCATCGACCAGCGTATCGCGCTGTGGGAGGACGTGAACCGCGAGGACCGTGAAAAACTGGAAGCGATGCAAGCAGCGCTGGGGTCGGTTTTTGCCACCGGTGGACCGCTGGCCGAAGACGACTACGAAGGCACGGTCCGCGACTTTCTGCTGTGGATCGCCCGTCAAGACGCCGCTTGA
- a CDS encoding aromatic ring-hydroxylating oxygenase subunit alpha: MKDAVDELLKTVSVPFEKARAMPPSVYTSDDFLKRELNDIFAKDWFCVGRASALAASGDYVTLELAGQPIIVLRAGDGALRAMSNVCRHRMSTLLEGRGNTRSIVCPYHAWTYNLDGSLRGAPAMTQNEGFCKSDYQLPDVRCEEWLGWVFVSLNPDSPPVASQLSKVADMVSDYDMTNYTETFFETHVWDTNWKVLAENFMESYHLPVCHAGTIGGLSKLEEMICPPGEDAFNYHTILKDESLKIAMAHPNNTRMKGERRRTTYLLAIYPSLMITLTPGYFWYLTLHPEGVGKVRIGFGGGMSDDYADDVDAQANFEQLKTLLDDVNVEDKGCTEKVYKGLSSDGAAPGHLSHLERPNYDFAQYINARVQSANK, encoded by the coding sequence ATGAAAGACGCGGTAGACGAGCTTTTGAAGACTGTTTCAGTTCCCTTTGAAAAAGCCCGTGCCATGCCGCCATCGGTCTATACATCCGATGATTTTTTGAAGCGCGAATTAAACGACATCTTTGCCAAGGACTGGTTCTGCGTGGGTCGTGCGTCGGCCCTTGCCGCATCCGGCGATTATGTCACGCTTGAGCTTGCCGGTCAGCCCATTATCGTTTTACGCGCAGGTGACGGCGCTTTGCGGGCCATGTCGAATGTATGCCGCCACCGCATGTCGACGTTGCTTGAGGGGCGCGGAAACACCCGCAGCATCGTCTGCCCTTACCATGCCTGGACGTATAATCTGGATGGATCATTGCGCGGTGCACCTGCGATGACCCAAAACGAAGGGTTCTGCAAATCCGACTACCAGCTGCCTGATGTGCGTTGCGAAGAATGGCTGGGCTGGGTTTTTGTGTCGCTCAATCCTGACAGCCCGCCAGTGGCCAGCCAACTGTCCAAAGTGGCAGATATGGTCAGCGACTACGACATGACGAATTATACAGAAACCTTCTTTGAAACCCATGTCTGGGACACCAATTGGAAGGTTCTTGCCGAGAATTTCATGGAAAGCTACCACCTGCCCGTTTGTCATGCAGGCACCATTGGTGGTCTTTCCAAGCTGGAAGAAATGATTTGCCCGCCCGGTGAAGACGCGTTCAATTACCATACGATCCTCAAGGATGAATCCCTGAAGATCGCGATGGCTCATCCCAACAACACGCGGATGAAGGGCGAACGTCGGCGCACGACCTACCTGCTGGCGATCTATCCCAGTTTGATGATCACCCTCACACCGGGATACTTTTGGTATCTAACGCTACACCCCGAAGGTGTCGGCAAGGTGCGTATCGGTTTTGGTGGTGGCATGTCCGATGACTATGCAGACGACGTGGATGCGCAAGCGAACTTCGAGCAACTTAAAACGTTGCTGGATGATGTGAACGTCGAGGACAAAGGCTGCACCGAAAAGGTCTATAAAGGCCTGTCTTCGGATGGCGCTGCGCCTGGGCATTTGTCGCATCTTGAACGGCCCAACTATGATTTTGCCCAATACATCAACGCGCGGGTTCAAAGCGCAAACAAATAG
- a CDS encoding zinc-binding dehydrogenase, translated as MVAELGAGSIDVVIDLVAGEQWPSLLEVLRRGGRYLTAGAIAGPMSQIDVRTLDLKDLTLMRCTFQEDEVFTNSIRYIEANEIRSVVAKTYPLRDIAQALYPYRICTSFANPPNIENLARNWDYVNFYSRIGFQDQAFRVVLCDERPYHPSHHVSTIAGAVHVKL; from the coding sequence ATGGTGGCAGAACTGGGCGCGGGTTCGATTGATGTGGTGATTGATCTGGTCGCAGGCGAACAATGGCCGTCACTTTTAGAGGTTTTGCGTCGGGGAGGGCGCTATTTAACAGCCGGTGCAATCGCGGGTCCGATGTCCCAAATCGACGTACGCACACTTGACCTAAAAGACCTGACACTTATGAGGTGCACGTTTCAAGAAGACGAGGTGTTCACCAATTCGATCCGCTATATTGAGGCAAACGAAATCCGATCAGTGGTCGCAAAGACCTATCCTTTGCGTGACATCGCACAGGCTCTGTATCCGTACAGAATTTGCACTTCGTTTGCGAACCCACCTAACATCGAAAATTTAGCGCGTAATTGGGATTATGTTAATTTCTATAGCCGAATTGGCTTTCAGGACCAAGCTTTTCGGGTGGTGCTTTGCGACGAACGCCCTTACCACCCGTCACATCACGTATCAACAATTGCAGGAGCTGTTCATGTCAAACTCTGA
- a CDS encoding TetR/AcrR family transcriptional regulator, with product MQDGKKAGGRGPGRTTRQDWLTAALDTLISEGEDQVKVLSLAAILDCPRSSFYWYFKNRSELMDALLDTWAATNTKALIDAADNDGATICEALAKLFSKWVYGSAFDTKLDFAIRDWARRSGTVRRALDESDIARIAAISLMFERFSYPPAEADVRARIVYFTQIGYATLDQREDYDTRMKRGAQYLFCMTGQTPTRDEIAALAHLYPKTNYVGIDHVL from the coding sequence ATGCAAGACGGTAAAAAGGCAGGCGGACGTGGCCCCGGACGCACGACGCGTCAAGATTGGCTGACTGCGGCACTTGATACTCTGATCAGCGAAGGCGAGGATCAGGTCAAGGTTCTGTCTTTGGCGGCCATTCTGGACTGCCCGCGATCCAGTTTTTACTGGTACTTCAAAAACCGGTCCGAATTGATGGATGCATTGTTGGACACATGGGCCGCGACCAACACAAAAGCGTTGATTGATGCCGCTGACAACGACGGCGCTACAATCTGCGAGGCGTTGGCAAAGCTGTTCAGCAAGTGGGTTTACGGATCGGCTTTTGATACCAAACTGGACTTTGCCATTCGCGATTGGGCCCGCAGATCAGGCACGGTACGCCGTGCGCTGGACGAAAGCGACATCGCGCGAATTGCAGCCATCTCGCTGATGTTCGAACGTTTTTCATATCCCCCCGCTGAAGCGGATGTACGGGCCCGCATCGTATATTTCACCCAAATCGGCTATGCCACACTGGATCAACGCGAAGACTACGACACACGTATGAAACGCGGGGCGCAGTATCTGTTCTGTATGACCGGACAAACCCCGACACGTGACGAAATCGCGGCCCTCGCCCATCTTTACCCCAAAACAAACTACGTAGGTATCGACCATGTTCTCTGA
- a CDS encoding aminotransferase class V-fold PLP-dependent enzyme, which translates to MFSDTLLTEIRDRFAHVDACPFSGPRVFFENAGGALTLKSAVETSAKFAAIPDNQGRDNPGAQALGAIIKQSKADMATFFNTHIGQFFVGESGTELTYRLIRTAVMGTPQGSVIGSTVEHPASRSAAQHWATVAGKPYISVPHDDATGRVTAEAYAAHMTPEVRVATILHTSPVTGMAIDVASIAAAIRAVAPECFIIVDGIQHASHGHIDIQSYDIDGYVISPYKVFSRHGYGVAWASDRLSQLPLEALIDGPKENWELGTRDTGAYATFSDVVAYFGWLGQQVGDGQTERTHIEAAATAIKAHEKELTDAMLFGTGNLPGLTDLAGITIIGGADNPAREGLVCFASADVPAEKIVAHLNDSGIRTHIRKADHYSGNILTPLGLPAAVRVSMCHYNTLAEVSAFLTAMKELTDA; encoded by the coding sequence ATGTTCTCTGATACGCTTTTGACTGAAATTCGCGACCGCTTTGCACATGTTGACGCCTGCCCCTTTTCCGGGCCACGCGTGTTTTTCGAAAACGCAGGCGGGGCTTTGACGCTGAAATCTGCTGTCGAAACCTCGGCAAAGTTTGCTGCTATTCCGGACAACCAAGGGCGCGACAATCCCGGGGCACAGGCTTTGGGTGCGATCATCAAGCAATCCAAAGCCGACATGGCAACGTTCTTTAACACGCACATCGGCCAGTTCTTCGTTGGCGAAAGCGGCACGGAACTGACCTATCGTTTGATCCGCACGGCCGTGATGGGCACACCACAAGGGTCCGTTATCGGATCAACCGTCGAACACCCCGCATCCCGCAGCGCCGCGCAACATTGGGCGACTGTTGCAGGCAAACCCTATATTTCCGTGCCACACGACGACGCCACAGGGCGCGTCACAGCCGAAGCCTATGCCGCCCACATGACACCAGAGGTGCGTGTTGCTACTATTTTGCACACCTCGCCTGTCACCGGAATGGCCATTGACGTGGCTTCCATCGCCGCCGCAATTCGCGCTGTGGCGCCTGAATGTTTCATCATCGTCGATGGCATCCAACACGCAAGCCATGGTCACATCGACATCCAAAGCTACGACATCGACGGCTATGTCATCTCGCCCTACAAGGTCTTTTCGCGCCACGGATACGGGGTGGCTTGGGCGTCTGACAGATTGTCCCAATTGCCCCTCGAAGCCCTGATCGACGGCCCCAAGGAAAACTGGGAATTGGGGACACGCGACACCGGCGCATATGCTACATTTTCAGACGTCGTGGCCTATTTCGGGTGGTTGGGCCAGCAGGTTGGCGATGGCCAAACCGAACGCACCCACATCGAAGCCGCAGCAACCGCAATCAAGGCCCACGAAAAAGAGCTGACAGATGCGATGCTGTTTGGCACTGGCAACCTGCCTGGCCTGACAGATCTTGCAGGCATCACGATCATCGGCGGCGCGGACAACCCTGCGCGCGAGGGGCTTGTGTGTTTTGCCAGCGCTGATGTCCCCGCGGAGAAGATCGTGGCGCATTTGAACGACAGCGGCATTCGCACACATATCCGCAAGGCAGACCACTATTCGGGCAACATTCTAACGCCGCTTGGATTGCCTGCGGCCGTGCGGGTGTCCATGTGCCACTACAACACTCTGGCAGAGGTCAGCGCCTTTCTGACCGCGATGAAAGAGCTGACAGATGCTTGA
- a CDS encoding CaiB/BaiF CoA transferase family protein, whose translation MLDRNGPLRGLRVVEMAGLGPAPFCAMMLADMGAQVVRIARPGQKPLFGLEQKHNLYDRSRKSLTLDLRDADDLTRAKTLINKAEVVIEGYRPGVMERLGLGPEAFEASNPKLVYGRMTGWGQTGPLKDRAGHDLNYMAISGALWSIGPANTPPPPPQNIIADLAGGGMMLLTGVLAATMNARRTGQGQVVDACMSDGAALMMVLQYGLNAGGAWDDTKRGGNVLNGGAAYYRCYTTKDGGYVSIGPIEPQFFAALLDAVGLQDDPRFSKQYGDQSEMHPALEALFAGKTRDEWSAILTDVDACFAPVLSMQEAPTHPHNQARGTFVDTDGITQPGPVPRFMGTPSDPPTHGDAGHVNFEEVMEKWD comes from the coding sequence ATGCTTGACCGCAACGGTCCCCTGCGTGGCCTGCGTGTCGTCGAAATGGCCGGTCTTGGGCCGGCGCCCTTTTGCGCGATGATGCTGGCCGACATGGGGGCGCAAGTCGTGCGCATCGCGCGTCCCGGTCAAAAGCCGCTGTTCGGGTTGGAACAGAAACACAATCTGTATGACCGCTCACGCAAATCCCTGACGTTGGATTTGCGCGATGCAGATGATTTAACGCGTGCGAAAACACTGATCAACAAAGCAGAAGTTGTGATTGAAGGGTACCGTCCGGGCGTGATGGAACGTCTTGGATTAGGGCCAGAGGCGTTTGAAGCGAGTAATCCGAAACTGGTCTACGGTCGCATGACCGGATGGGGGCAAACGGGGCCTTTGAAAGACCGCGCGGGCCACGATCTGAACTACATGGCAATCTCCGGCGCGCTGTGGTCCATAGGCCCCGCCAACACGCCACCCCCGCCCCCGCAAAACATCATTGCCGACCTTGCAGGGGGCGGCATGATGCTGCTGACAGGGGTTCTGGCCGCCACGATGAACGCGCGTAGAACAGGACAGGGTCAAGTTGTGGATGCCTGCATGTCAGACGGTGCGGCCCTCATGATGGTGCTCCAATACGGGCTGAACGCTGGCGGCGCTTGGGATGACACCAAACGCGGTGGCAACGTGCTGAACGGGGGCGCCGCGTATTACCGCTGCTACACGACCAAGGATGGCGGATATGTCTCTATCGGGCCAATAGAGCCACAATTTTTTGCCGCTTTGCTGGATGCCGTGGGTTTGCAAGACGACCCGCGCTTTTCAAAACAATACGGCGACCAAAGCGAAATGCACCCGGCTTTGGAAGCACTGTTCGCGGGCAAGACCCGCGATGAATGGTCTGCGATCCTGACAGATGTTGACGCCTGCTTTGCCCCCGTTCTGTCGATGCAAGAGGCGCCAACGCATCCACACAATCAGGCGCGCGGCACCTTCGTGGACACAGACGGGATCACGCAACCCGGCCCCGTGCCACGGTTCATGGGCACACCATCCGATCCGCCAACGCATGGAGACGCGGGACATGTCAATTTTGAGGAAGTGATGGAGAAGTGGGATTGA
- a CDS encoding PAS and helix-turn-helix domain-containing protein — MDNVTTEMLEAFDAAPIGLAVSRHRTLSSCNLTFASLLGYSRSELLGQSFRMLYPSHAEFDRVRDIGLVTMAQTGAYSDERMMRQKDGVPKWFRFRARTLAPDDPLSHLVLSFAPIRDHLDGPRLTKREREVLSRLSRGLTSKEIARELELSPRTIEDVRARLLRKFEAKNTADLLRRMSYARPSG; from the coding sequence ATGGATAACGTAACGACTGAAATGCTGGAGGCGTTTGACGCGGCCCCCATTGGCTTGGCAGTGTCACGTCACCGGACCTTGAGCAGTTGCAATCTGACGTTCGCCAGCTTGCTTGGCTACAGTCGTTCCGAACTGTTGGGACAGTCCTTTCGCATGCTGTACCCCAGTCATGCCGAATTTGACCGTGTGCGCGACATTGGCCTTGTGACGATGGCGCAAACGGGGGCCTACTCGGACGAACGAATGATGCGCCAGAAAGACGGTGTGCCCAAATGGTTCCGCTTTCGTGCACGAACGCTGGCGCCGGATGATCCCTTGTCCCATCTGGTCCTAAGCTTTGCGCCCATCCGCGACCATCTGGACGGTCCGCGCCTGACCAAACGCGAACGCGAGGTTTTGTCCCGCCTCAGCCGAGGCCTGACCAGCAAGGAAATCGCGCGGGAATTGGAATTGTCACCGCGCACGATTGAGGACGTGCGTGCGCGATTGTTGCGCAAATTTGAGGCGAAGAATACGGCCGATTTGTTAAGGCGGATGAGTTATGCGAGGCCAAGCGGGTAG
- a CDS encoding acetylornithine deacetylase/succinyl-diaminopimelate desuccinylase family protein gives MTTSLMTRIAAKRDDLIQLTQDLIRIPTLNPPGENYQAICDYLDKRLSAHGLQTQLIRAFGTPGDSEKYPRWNIIARRDGAHTGDCVHFNSHTDVVEVGAGWTFDPFGGEIANGNIYGRGACDMKGGLAASIIAAEAFIEEHPDFHGAIEISGTADEESGGYGGVAYLAEHGHFSPENVQHVIIPEPLNKDRICLGHRGGWWAEIETKGEIAHGSMPFLGDCAVRHMGAVIGEFEDKLFPAMAARITDMPVVPEGAKQSTMNINSIHGGQKEQDDDFDGLPAHCVPDSCRIVIDRRFLVEEPLDQVRSEVKGLLEGLRETRPDFNYEMTELNSVLPSMTDKSAPVVETVAQAIEDVMGKAPEYVASPGTYDQKHIDRIGKLKNCIAYGPGILELAHKPDEYIGIDDMLDSAKVMGASLETLLLPNKN, from the coding sequence ATGACAACTTCGCTTATGACACGCATTGCGGCCAAGCGCGACGACTTGATCCAGCTGACGCAGGACCTGATCCGCATCCCCACATTGAACCCGCCCGGCGAAAACTATCAAGCGATTTGCGATTATCTGGACAAACGCCTGTCTGCCCACGGCTTACAAACACAACTGATCCGCGCCTTTGGCACACCCGGCGACAGCGAAAAATATCCACGCTGGAACATCATCGCGCGGCGCGACGGGGCGCACACAGGCGATTGCGTGCATTTCAACAGCCACACAGACGTGGTTGAGGTCGGCGCAGGCTGGACGTTTGACCCTTTTGGCGGAGAGATTGCCAATGGCAACATCTATGGGCGGGGGGCCTGCGACATGAAAGGCGGGTTGGCCGCATCCATCATCGCAGCCGAAGCGTTCATCGAAGAACACCCCGACTTCCACGGTGCAATCGAGATTTCCGGCACCGCAGACGAGGAATCAGGCGGTTACGGCGGGGTCGCATACCTTGCCGAACACGGCCATTTCAGCCCTGAAAACGTGCAACACGTCATCATTCCGGAACCTTTGAACAAAGATCGCATCTGTTTGGGCCATCGCGGCGGCTGGTGGGCCGAAATCGAAACCAAAGGCGAGATTGCCCATGGATCGATGCCATTCCTTGGCGATTGCGCTGTGCGGCATATGGGGGCTGTGATTGGCGAATTCGAAGACAAATTATTCCCCGCAATGGCCGCCCGCATAACGGATATGCCCGTGGTGCCCGAAGGGGCAAAGCAATCCACCATGAACATCAATTCGATCCATGGCGGGCAAAAAGAACAAGACGACGATTTTGACGGATTGCCCGCGCATTGTGTGCCAGACAGTTGTCGCATCGTGATTGACCGCCGCTTTTTGGTCGAAGAACCGTTGGATCAGGTGCGCAGCGAGGTCAAAGGGCTGTTGGAAGGACTGCGCGAAACGCGTCCCGATTTTAACTATGAAATGACGGAACTGAACAGCGTTTTGCCGTCCATGACCGACAAGTCCGCACCTGTCGTTGAAACCGTGGCCCAAGCGATTGAGGACGTGATGGGCAAAGCCCCCGAGTATGTCGCAAGCCCCGGAACCTACGACCAAAAACACATTGACCGGATCGGCAAGCTAAAGAACTGTATTGCTTACGGACCGGGTATTCTGGAGCTGGCACATAAACCCGATGAATATATCGGGATTGATGATATGCTCGACAGCGCAAAGGTGATGGGTGCAAGCTTGGAAACGCTTCTGCTGCCCAATAAAAACTGA